A genomic region of Phenylobacterium parvum contains the following coding sequences:
- a CDS encoding quinone-dependent dihydroorotate dehydrogenase: MSGLHDLAAAALRTLDPEDAHRLTIRALALGLGPRAPAPDPILATTVAGLSLPSALGLAAGFDKNAEAFGPMLAAGFGFVECGTVTPLPQSGNPRPRLFRLPEDKAVINRMGFNNAGLEAFAARLARPGRPGPVGANIGANKDSEDRIGDYVTGLKQLWGLADWFTLNISSPNTPGLRALQTRAALEELLGRAAETRDALPQDQAVPLFLKVAPDLDDAEIEAIVETVLAFGLSGIIVANTTLSRPGLRSPLAGETGGLSGVPLRDLAQSVLGRFSDAAAGRLPLIGAGGIASGADAYARIRAGASAIQLYSALVYAGPGLAVRLGHDLAARLRADGFRTLAEAVGAGP; encoded by the coding sequence GTGAGCGGCCTGCACGACCTGGCCGCAGCGGCCCTGCGCACCCTTGATCCCGAGGACGCCCACCGCCTGACCATCCGGGCCCTGGCGCTCGGGCTCGGCCCCCGCGCCCCGGCGCCCGACCCGATCCTGGCGACGACCGTCGCGGGCCTGTCCCTTCCCAGCGCCTTGGGCCTGGCCGCCGGCTTCGACAAGAACGCCGAGGCCTTTGGCCCCATGCTGGCGGCGGGCTTCGGCTTCGTGGAGTGCGGCACCGTCACCCCCCTGCCCCAGTCGGGCAATCCGCGCCCGCGCCTGTTCCGGCTCCCGGAGGACAAGGCGGTCATCAACCGCATGGGCTTCAACAACGCCGGGCTGGAGGCCTTCGCCGCCCGCCTCGCCCGGCCGGGCCGCCCCGGCCCCGTCGGCGCCAACATCGGCGCCAACAAGGACTCCGAGGACCGGATCGGCGACTATGTCACGGGGCTGAAGCAGCTCTGGGGCCTGGCCGACTGGTTCACGCTCAACATCTCCTCGCCCAACACCCCCGGCCTGCGCGCCCTGCAGACCCGCGCGGCCCTTGAGGAGCTGCTCGGCCGCGCCGCCGAGACCCGCGACGCCCTGCCGCAGGACCAGGCCGTTCCCCTTTTCCTGAAGGTCGCGCCGGACCTCGACGACGCCGAGATCGAGGCCATCGTCGAGACGGTCCTGGCCTTTGGCCTGTCGGGGATCATCGTCGCCAACACCACCCTCAGCCGCCCGGGCCTGCGCTCGCCCCTGGCTGGCGAGACCGGGGGCCTGTCGGGCGTCCCCCTGCGTGATCTCGCCCAGTCGGTGCTGGGCCGGTTCAGCGACGCCGCCGCCGGGCGTCTGCCCCTGATCGGCGCTGGCGGGATCGCCTCGGGCGCCGACGCCTACGCCCGGATCCGCGCCGGAGCTTCGGCCATCCAGCTCTATTCGGCCCTGGTCTACGCCGGACCGGGCCTGGCGGTCCGCCTGGGCCATGACCTCGCCGCCCGCCTGCGCGCCGACGGGTTCCGCACCCTCGCCGAGGCGGTGGGGGCGGGCCCCTGA
- a CDS encoding DUF952 domain-containing protein, with protein sequence MTLIYKILPRAEWEAAMQAGRFTGSAVDLADGYIHFSTAAQAPETAARHFAGKVGLVVLEIEGDDLGEALRWEPSRGGDLFPHLYGELPAACVRRVLPAPLGEDGVPRLRLAT encoded by the coding sequence ATGACCCTGATCTACAAGATCCTGCCCCGGGCCGAGTGGGAGGCCGCCATGCAGGCGGGGCGCTTCACCGGCTCGGCCGTCGACCTGGCCGACGGCTACATCCACTTCTCCACGGCGGCCCAGGCGCCGGAGACCGCCGCCCGGCACTTCGCCGGCAAGGTCGGCCTCGTGGTCCTGGAGATCGAGGGCGACGACCTGGGCGAGGCCCTGCGCTGGGAACCCTCCCGGGGCGGCGACCTCTTCCCCCACCTCTACGGCGAGCTTCCCGCCGCGTGCGTCCGCCGGGTCCTGCCCGCCCCCCTTGGCGAGGACGGGGTCCCGCGCCTGAGGCTGGCGACGTGA
- a CDS encoding SixA phosphatase family protein encodes MDRLILLRHGEAEAGSETGGDFGRRLTARGREASAAVASALADVGLIPDLALVSAAVRTRETWAAMSGLLPGCEVRFEEGLYLAEAPEMQRQVRSAGAAGVVLLVGHNPGLQELAEALMVEASGPSDTLSRIRSGFPTSAAVAFAFDANGRPAFDGFFQPDPLG; translated from the coding sequence ATGGACAGGCTGATTCTCCTCCGGCACGGGGAGGCCGAGGCGGGCTCGGAGACGGGCGGCGACTTCGGGCGCAGGCTCACTGCGCGCGGCCGCGAGGCCAGCGCCGCCGTGGCCTCGGCCCTGGCCGACGTCGGCCTGATCCCGGACCTGGCCCTGGTGTCCGCCGCCGTGCGCACCCGTGAGACCTGGGCGGCCATGAGCGGGCTCCTTCCCGGCTGCGAGGTCCGCTTCGAGGAAGGTCTCTACCTGGCCGAGGCCCCGGAGATGCAGCGCCAGGTCCGCAGCGCGGGCGCCGCAGGCGTGGTGCTTCTGGTCGGCCACAATCCGGGACTGCAGGAGCTGGCCGAGGCCCTCATGGTCGAGGCCTCCGGTCCGTCGGATACCCTGTCCCGCATCCGCAGCGGCTTCCCCACCTCGGCGGCGGTGGCCTTTGCCTTCGACGCCAACGGCCGCCCGGCCTTCGACGGCTTCTTCCAGCCCGACCCCCTCGGATGA
- the metX gene encoding homoserine O-acetyltransferase MetX produces the protein MKALSSPQDGIESGGGVWRFPADQPLRLDSGATLSPLEVAYRTYGTLNADRSNAVLVMHALTGDQYLASTHPVTGKPGWWTRVVGRGLPLDPDRFFIICANVLGGCMGTTGPGSTDPATGAPWGLAFPVITIADMVRAQAMLVEALGIETLFAVVGASMGGMQALQWAADYPDRIFSAVCIAGAARHSAQNIAFHEVGRAAIMADPDWRGGAYEAAGVRPEKGLAVARMAAHITYLSEAALQRKFGRELQRDGLSWGFETDFQVESYLRHQGASFVDRFDANSYLYITRALDYFDLGAAYEGQLARAFARARDVRFCVLAFSSDWLYSTAESRDVVRALNAAGCRASFVEIETDKGHDAIFLDEPALDSALRGFLASAAEKRGLA, from the coding sequence ATGAAGGCCCTCTCGTCCCCTCAAGACGGAATCGAGTCCGGCGGCGGCGTCTGGCGGTTTCCCGCCGACCAGCCCCTGAGGCTGGACTCGGGCGCGACACTGTCGCCCCTGGAGGTGGCCTACCGCACCTACGGGACGCTGAACGCCGACCGCTCGAACGCGGTCCTGGTGATGCACGCCCTGACCGGCGACCAGTACCTGGCCTCCACCCACCCGGTGACGGGCAAGCCCGGCTGGTGGACCCGGGTGGTGGGACGCGGCCTGCCCCTCGATCCCGACCGCTTCTTCATCATCTGCGCCAATGTCCTGGGCGGCTGCATGGGCACGACGGGCCCCGGCTCCACCGACCCGGCGACCGGCGCGCCCTGGGGCCTGGCCTTCCCGGTGATCACCATCGCCGACATGGTCCGCGCCCAGGCCATGCTGGTGGAGGCCCTGGGGATCGAGACCCTGTTCGCCGTGGTCGGCGCCTCCATGGGCGGCATGCAGGCCCTGCAGTGGGCGGCGGACTATCCTGACCGGATCTTCTCGGCGGTCTGCATCGCCGGCGCGGCCCGGCACTCGGCCCAGAACATCGCCTTCCACGAGGTGGGCCGGGCGGCGATCATGGCCGACCCCGACTGGCGCGGCGGCGCCTACGAGGCCGCGGGCGTGCGCCCCGAGAAGGGCCTGGCCGTGGCGCGCATGGCGGCCCACATCACCTACCTGTCCGAGGCGGCCCTGCAGCGGAAATTCGGCCGGGAGCTGCAGAGGGACGGCCTGTCCTGGGGTTTCGAGACCGACTTTCAGGTGGAGAGCTACCTGCGCCACCAGGGCGCCAGCTTCGTCGACCGGTTCGACGCCAACTCCTACCTCTACATCACCCGGGCCCTGGACTATTTCGACCTGGGCGCGGCCTACGAGGGACAACTGGCGCGGGCCTTCGCCCGGGCCCGGGACGTGAGGTTCTGCGTCCTGGCCTTCTCGTCGGACTGGCTCTACTCCACCGCCGAGAGCCGGGACGTGGTGCGGGCCCTGAACGCCGCCGGCTGTCGGGCCAGCTTCGTCGAGATCGAGACCGACAAGGGCCACGACGCCATCTTCCTGGACGAGCCGGCCCTGGACTCCGCCCTGCGCGGCTTCCTCGCCTCGGCGGCGGAAAAGCGGGGGCTGGCGTGA
- the metW gene encoding methionine biosynthesis protein MetW has translation MTAALREDFREILRLTPPGARVLDVGCGEGDLLDLLARERGVDGQGLEISAEGVSACLARGLAVVQGDADRDLDSFPTGAFDMAILSKTLQQMRDPRHVVSELLRIADRAVVSFPNFGHWRVRWALLARGRMPETRTLPNPWWSTPNIHLCTLHDFLALTDDLGLAIESCAALSEGRPARPIDPRSVLENWRAEAAVFVLRRG, from the coding sequence GTGACGGCGGCCCTGCGCGAGGACTTCCGCGAGATCCTGCGACTGACGCCCCCTGGCGCCCGGGTGCTGGACGTGGGCTGCGGCGAGGGGGACCTCCTGGACCTCCTGGCCCGCGAGCGCGGCGTCGACGGCCAGGGGCTGGAGATCTCCGCCGAGGGGGTCTCGGCCTGCCTGGCCCGGGGCCTGGCGGTGGTTCAGGGCGACGCCGACCGCGACCTCGACAGCTTCCCGACCGGGGCCTTCGACATGGCCATCCTGTCCAAGACCCTGCAGCAGATGCGCGACCCCCGGCACGTGGTCTCGGAGCTTCTGCGGATCGCCGACCGGGCGGTGGTGAGCTTCCCGAACTTCGGTCACTGGCGGGTGCGCTGGGCCCTCCTGGCGCGCGGGCGGATGCCCGAGACCCGCACCCTGCCCAACCCCTGGTGGTCGACGCCCAACATCCACCTGTGCACCCTGCACGACTTCCTGGCCCTCACCGACGACCTGGGGCTGGCCATAGAGTCCTGCGCCGCCCTGTCGGAAGGCCGCCCGGCCCGGCCCATTGACCCGCGCTCCGTGCTGGAGAACTGGCGGGCCGAGGCCGCCGTCTTCGTGCTGAGGCGGGGCTAG
- a CDS encoding P-II family nitrogen regulator, which produces MKMIVAVIKPSRLDAVLEAVTEAGASGLTVTEVRGYGRQRGKTEVYRGAEYEVKLLPKVKLEIAVPTDIADAVIEAVTRSANTGKIGDGKIFVMDLEKALRIRTGEADAAAISG; this is translated from the coding sequence ATGAAGATGATCGTCGCCGTGATCAAGCCCAGCCGCCTGGACGCCGTGCTCGAGGCCGTCACCGAAGCCGGGGCCTCCGGCCTGACCGTCACCGAGGTGCGTGGCTATGGCCGCCAGAGGGGCAAGACCGAGGTCTACCGGGGCGCCGAGTATGAGGTTAAGCTCCTGCCCAAGGTGAAGCTCGAGATCGCGGTCCCCACCGACATCGCCGACGCCGTCATCGAGGCCGTCACCCGCAGCGCCAACACCGGCAAGATCGGCGACGGCAAGATCTTCGTCATGGACCTCGAGAAAGCCCTGCGCATCCGCACCGGCGAAGCCGACGCCGCCGCGATCTCGGGCTAG
- the rfbA gene encoding glucose-1-phosphate thymidylyltransferase RfbA, translating to MKGIILAGGAGTRLHPATLAVNKQLLPIYDKPMIYYPLSVLMQARIQDILIISSPEYLGNYQRLFGDGSQFGVRMAYAVQPSPDGLAQAFLIGEDFLAGDPAALILGDNIFLGAGMTGLLDAAAARTTGATIFAYEVERPEAYGVVELDATGRALSLEEKPARPRSRQAVTGLYFYDHDVVGMARQVRPSARGELEITDLNRLYMERGDLFVQKMDRGFTWLDTGTHDSLLEAGELVRTLQKRQGLQIACLEEIAFLNGFIDADQVRRAGEALSKTAYGQYLLDLAGR from the coding sequence ATGAAGGGCATCATCCTGGCGGGCGGCGCCGGCACGCGCCTGCACCCGGCCACCCTGGCGGTGAACAAGCAGCTCCTGCCGATCTACGACAAGCCGATGATCTACTACCCCCTGTCCGTCCTCATGCAGGCGCGGATCCAGGACATACTGATCATCTCCTCCCCGGAATACCTGGGGAACTACCAGCGCCTGTTCGGCGACGGCTCGCAGTTCGGCGTGCGCATGGCCTACGCCGTCCAGCCCAGCCCCGACGGCCTGGCCCAGGCCTTCCTGATCGGCGAGGATTTCCTGGCCGGGGACCCGGCCGCCCTGATCCTGGGCGACAACATCTTCCTCGGCGCCGGCATGACCGGCCTGCTCGACGCCGCCGCCGCCCGGACCACCGGCGCCACCATCTTCGCCTACGAGGTCGAGCGCCCGGAGGCCTACGGCGTGGTCGAGCTCGACGCGACCGGCCGGGCCCTGAGCCTTGAGGAAAAGCCCGCCCGCCCGCGCTCGCGCCAGGCGGTGACCGGCCTCTACTTCTACGACCACGACGTGGTCGGGATGGCCCGTCAGGTCCGCCCTTCGGCCCGGGGCGAGCTGGAGATCACCGACCTGAACCGGCTCTACATGGAGCGCGGCGACCTCTTCGTGCAGAAGATGGACCGGGGCTTCACCTGGCTGGACACCGGCACCCACGACAGCCTGCTGGAGGCGGGCGAACTGGTCCGCACCCTGCAGAAGCGCCAGGGCCTGCAGATCGCCTGCCTCGAGGAGATCGCCTTCCTCAACGGCTTCATCGACGCCGACCAGGTCCGCAGGGCCGGCGAGGCCCTGTCGAAGACCGCCTACGGCCAGTATCTCCTGGACCTCGCCGGGCGCTGA
- the rfbD gene encoding dTDP-4-dehydrorhamnose reductase: protein MTGSGLPALLLTGGSGQVGCALREAPPEGFEVVAPPRAELDLADPASVRRWVGARPWAAIINAGAWTAVDAAESHAAEAWAANALGPAALARASGEAGIPLVHLSTDYVFDGGLDRPYREDDPVGPTSVYGASKAAGELAVTALNPRHVILRTAWVFSPWGANFVRTMLRLGQARDALSVVADQHGCPTSAQDIAAGVGAVCARLSGDGAPSGVFHFAGAGETTWFGLASRVFERAAAAGRRSPALTPIASADWPTPVRRPANSRLDTTAFTRTFGRAPRPWTETADEVTDRLLASAEGEGDAA from the coding sequence ATGACAGGTTCCGGCCTTCCCGCCCTGCTCCTGACCGGAGGCTCCGGCCAGGTGGGCTGCGCCCTGCGTGAGGCGCCGCCCGAAGGCTTCGAGGTGGTCGCCCCGCCCCGGGCCGAGCTTGATCTCGCCGACCCCGCCTCCGTGCGCCGGTGGGTGGGTGCACGGCCCTGGGCGGCCATCATCAACGCGGGCGCCTGGACCGCCGTCGACGCCGCCGAGAGCCATGCCGCCGAAGCCTGGGCCGCAAACGCCCTGGGCCCCGCCGCCCTCGCCCGGGCCAGCGGCGAGGCGGGGATTCCCCTGGTCCACCTGTCCACGGACTATGTCTTCGACGGCGGGCTTGACCGGCCCTACCGCGAGGACGACCCGGTCGGACCGACCAGTGTCTACGGCGCCTCCAAGGCCGCCGGCGAATTGGCCGTCACCGCCCTGAATCCGCGCCATGTCATCCTGCGCACCGCCTGGGTCTTCAGCCCCTGGGGCGCGAACTTCGTGCGCACCATGCTGCGCCTGGGCCAGGCCCGGGACGCGCTGTCGGTGGTCGCCGACCAGCATGGCTGCCCAACCTCCGCCCAGGACATCGCGGCCGGGGTGGGCGCGGTCTGCGCCCGGCTTTCCGGAGACGGGGCGCCGTCGGGCGTCTTCCACTTCGCCGGCGCCGGCGAAACCACCTGGTTCGGACTGGCCTCAAGGGTGTTCGAGAGGGCGGCTGCGGCGGGACGCAGGTCGCCGGCCCTGACCCCCATCGCCTCGGCGGACTGGCCGACCCCGGTTCGGCGGCCGGCCAACTCCCGACTGGACACGACGGCCTTCACCCGCACATTCGGACGGGCGCCGCGGCCCTGGACGGAAACGGCGGACGAAGTGACGGACCGGCTCCTGGCGTCGGCCGAAGGGGAAGGGGACGCGGCATGA
- the rplS gene encoding 50S ribosomal protein L19 — translation MNLIQELEKEEADRLAATRAIPAFRPGDTLRVNVRIKEGERERVQAYEGVCIARQGHGINESFTVRKISFGEGVERIFPIHSPNIESIEVKRRGVVRRAKLYYLRDRRGKSARIAERQMTAGERAQAAADRASASASDDGAEG, via the coding sequence ATGAACCTGATCCAGGAACTGGAAAAGGAAGAAGCCGACCGTCTGGCCGCGACCCGCGCCATCCCGGCCTTCCGCCCCGGCGACACCCTCCGCGTCAACGTGCGCATCAAGGAAGGGGAGCGTGAGCGCGTCCAGGCCTATGAGGGCGTCTGCATCGCCCGCCAGGGTCACGGGATCAACGAGAGCTTCACGGTCCGCAAGATTTCGTTCGGCGAGGGCGTCGAGCGGATCTTCCCGATCCATTCGCCCAATATCGAGAGCATCGAGGTCAAGCGCCGCGGCGTCGTGCGCCGGGCCAAGCTCTATTACCTGCGCGATCGCCGCGGCAAGTCCGCCCGCATCGCCGAGCGCCAGATGACCGCTGGCGAGCGCGCCCAGGCCGCTGCGGATCGCGCCAGCGCCAGCGCCTCCGACGACGGCGCCGAAGGCTGA
- the trmD gene encoding tRNA (guanosine(37)-N1)-methyltransferase TrmD, with product MSRAAPFEVTVLTMFPEAFPGPLGVSLIGTAWREAGLWSLETLDIRGFSKDKRGFLDDTPAGGGPGQVMRADVIASALDSVERRERPLLYMSARGRPLTQARVKEWADGPGLIVLAGRFEGVDQRVLDARGFEEVSVGDAVLAGGEAAALVTIEACVRLVPGVLGQAESLSEESFEDGLLEHPQYTRPRTFEGLEIPQVLLSGHHALVADWRRAERERATRERRPDLWAAWLANQQAKGD from the coding sequence ATGTCCCGCGCCGCGCCCTTCGAGGTCACCGTCCTGACCATGTTCCCCGAGGCCTTTCCCGGCCCGCTGGGCGTTTCCCTGATCGGGACGGCCTGGCGGGAGGCCGGCCTCTGGTCCCTGGAAACGCTGGACATCCGGGGGTTTTCCAAGGATAAGCGCGGCTTCCTCGACGACACCCCCGCAGGGGGCGGGCCGGGGCAGGTAATGCGGGCGGACGTGATCGCCTCGGCGCTCGACAGCGTCGAAAGGCGGGAGCGGCCGCTTCTTTACATGAGCGCTCGGGGCCGGCCCCTGACCCAGGCGCGCGTGAAGGAATGGGCCGATGGGCCGGGACTGATCGTCCTGGCGGGTCGGTTCGAGGGGGTGGACCAGCGGGTGCTCGACGCCCGGGGGTTCGAAGAGGTCTCGGTCGGAGACGCGGTCCTCGCCGGCGGCGAGGCGGCGGCCCTTGTGACCATAGAGGCCTGCGTAAGGCTCGTGCCCGGCGTCCTCGGCCAGGCGGAGAGCCTCAGTGAAGAGAGTTTCGAGGACGGGCTCCTGGAGCATCCGCAGTACACGCGACCGCGGACGTTCGAGGGTCTGGAGATTCCGCAGGTCCTGCTCAGCGGCCACCATGCACTGGTGGCGGACTGGCGCCGGGCCGAGCGGGAACGCGCTACGCGGGAACGGCGTCCGGACCTCTGGGCCGCCTGGCTCGCCAATCAACAGGCAAAGGGCGATTAA
- the tesB gene encoding acyl-CoA thioesterase II — protein sequence MSQPENLVDTLALERLEVNLFRGVSPNEGPGRIFGGQVIAQSLLAAYGTVEDRVCHSLHCYFIRPGDPSTPIIFEVDRSRDGGSFTTRRVIAVQNGKQIFNLAASFQAPEEGFEHQAAMPAVAGPDDLPSESEALKAALEKMPEEARKWATRPRPIEMRPVDGSSLFDRDRPEARDPKSEVWFRARAPIGEDPVLHQVLLSYASDMNLLSTAMRPHRVHWQTRNFQSASLDHAMWFHKPVNFNDWHLYAQDSPSAAGGRGFIRGSIYSADGVLVASVAQEGLLRLRKD from the coding sequence ATGTCCCAGCCTGAAAACCTCGTCGACACCCTGGCGCTCGAACGCCTCGAGGTGAACCTGTTCCGCGGCGTCTCGCCGAACGAGGGGCCGGGGCGCATCTTCGGCGGACAGGTCATCGCCCAGTCCCTGCTGGCCGCCTACGGCACGGTCGAGGACCGGGTCTGCCATTCCCTGCACTGCTACTTCATCCGACCGGGCGACCCCTCCACGCCCATCATCTTCGAGGTGGACCGTTCCCGCGACGGGGGCAGCTTCACGACCCGGCGCGTCATCGCCGTGCAGAACGGCAAGCAGATCTTCAACCTCGCCGCCTCCTTCCAGGCGCCGGAGGAGGGCTTCGAGCACCAGGCCGCCATGCCCGCCGTGGCCGGACCCGACGACCTGCCCAGCGAGTCCGAGGCCCTGAAGGCGGCCCTGGAGAAGATGCCGGAGGAGGCGCGCAAGTGGGCGACCCGCCCCCGACCGATCGAGATGCGTCCGGTGGACGGCTCCAGCCTCTTCGACCGCGACCGTCCCGAGGCGCGGGATCCCAAGAGCGAGGTCTGGTTCCGCGCCCGGGCGCCGATCGGCGAGGATCCCGTCCTGCACCAGGTGCTCCTGTCCTACGCCTCGGACATGAACCTCTTGTCCACCGCCATGCGGCCGCACCGGGTCCACTGGCAGACCCGCAATTTCCAGTCCGCCAGCCTCGACCACGCCATGTGGTTCCACAAGCCGGTGAACTTCAACGACTGGCACCTCTACGCCCAGGACAGCCCCAGCGCCGCCGGCGGCCGGGGCTTCATCCGGGGCTCTATCTACTCTGCGGACGGCGTGCTGGTGGCGAGCGTGGCCCAGGAGGGCCTCCTTCGCCTGCGCAAGGACTGA
- the rimM gene encoding ribosome maturation factor RimM (Essential for efficient processing of 16S rRNA): MSDRLILVGRIAGAFGVRGDVRVTSFTADPMTLAGFRDLKRADGSPAPALSGARPVKGGLVARASGVETREQAEALRGLKLHVPRSALPAEEEDEFYLADLVGMRVETPDGQVLGAVRGVQDFGAGDLLEIKPEGAPSFWLPFTREAVPEVDVAGGRIVAVPPAETE, translated from the coding sequence ATGTCGGACCGGCTCATCCTGGTGGGACGCATCGCCGGCGCCTTCGGCGTCCGGGGCGATGTGCGCGTGACCAGCTTCACCGCCGACCCCATGACACTCGCCGGATTCCGCGACCTGAAGCGAGCGGATGGCTCGCCGGCCCCGGCCCTGTCCGGCGCCCGGCCCGTCAAGGGCGGCCTGGTCGCCCGGGCCTCAGGTGTCGAAACCCGCGAGCAGGCCGAGGCCCTGAGGGGCCTCAAGCTTCACGTCCCCCGCTCCGCCCTGCCGGCTGAGGAGGAGGACGAGTTCTACCTCGCCGACCTGGTCGGGATGCGCGTCGAGACGCCGGACGGGCAGGTCCTTGGGGCCGTTCGCGGAGTGCAGGACTTCGGCGCGGGCGACCTCCTGGAGATCAAGCCCGAGGGCGCCCCTTCCTTCTGGCTGCCCTTCACCCGGGAGGCCGTCCCCGAGGTCGACGTCGCCGGAGGCCGGATTGTCGCCGTCCCTCCGGCCGAGACCGAATAG
- the rpsP gene encoding 30S ribosomal protein S16: MLRIRLARGGAKKRPYYSIVVADSHSPRDGRFIEKVGAYNPLLKKDDPTRVTLKVERIREWLTKGAQPSDRVARFLAAEGLVAWKAGSNPQKGEPGRKAKERAEEKAQKAADLAAAAEAAAAAPPAPEPEAPAEEAPAAEAPAEEAPAAEAPAEEAPAEEAPAAEAPAEDAAKEG, encoded by the coding sequence ATGCTCAGGATTCGTCTCGCCCGCGGCGGCGCCAAGAAGCGCCCCTACTATTCCATCGTCGTGGCCGACAGCCACTCGCCCCGAGACGGCCGCTTCATCGAGAAGGTGGGCGCCTACAACCCCCTCCTGAAGAAGGACGACCCGACCCGCGTGACCCTGAAGGTCGAGCGGATCCGCGAGTGGCTGACCAAGGGCGCCCAGCCCTCGGACCGTGTCGCCCGCTTCCTGGCCGCCGAGGGCCTCGTCGCCTGGAAGGCCGGCTCCAACCCGCAGAAGGGCGAGCCGGGCCGCAAGGCCAAGGAACGCGCCGAGGAGAAGGCCCAGAAGGCCGCTGACCTCGCCGCCGCCGCCGAGGCCGCCGCGGCTGCGCCGCCCGCCCCCGAGCCTGAGGCTCCGGCGGAAGAAGCCCCGGCTGCGGAAGCCCCGGCTGAAGAGGCCCCGGCTGCCGAAGCTCCGGCTGAAGAGGCCCCGGCTGAGGAAGCTCCGGCCGCCGAGGCCCCGGCCGAAGACGCCGCCAAGGAAGGCTGA
- the ffh gene encoding signal recognition particle protein translates to MFDALTDRLSSVFDRLSGRGVLSEKDIDEALKEVRTALLDADVALPVVRDFIARAREQASGEAVIRSVRPADQVVKITYDGLVEMLGGEGAEGLNLSLNPPTVILMAGLQGSGKTTTAAKLALRLSRERKKVLLASLDTRRPAAMEQLATLAVQAGVDSLPIVAGQSAPDIARRALSSARLQGFDVVILDTAGRTTLDEAMMAEAAEIAAIGQPHETLLVADSLTGQDAVRTARAFHERLPLTGLVLTRADGDGRGGAALSMRAVTGLPIKFLGVSEKIDGLDVFDAARVAGRILGQGDIVALVEKAAQDLDTAKAEAMARRLAKGQFDLDMMADQLAQMKRMGGMEGLMGLLPGVQKVKKQIAEANISDKALDRQAAIISSMTKAERRKPDILQASRKRRIAAGAGVEVAEINRLLKQHRQMADAFKMMSRDGGKGFARMAGMLGGGGGMDRLKALGGGKVPTADAAQLEELAKLAEKLPGGGLPGGLPGGLPGGMKLPGLGGGLPPGFNPFKKS, encoded by the coding sequence ATGTTCGACGCGCTGACAGACCGTCTCTCTTCCGTTTTCGACCGGCTCTCCGGGCGCGGCGTCCTGTCCGAAAAGGACATCGACGAGGCGCTGAAGGAGGTCCGCACCGCCCTTCTGGACGCCGATGTCGCCCTGCCCGTGGTGCGCGACTTCATCGCCAGGGCGCGCGAGCAGGCGTCGGGCGAGGCGGTCATCCGCTCGGTCCGACCCGCCGACCAGGTGGTCAAGATCACCTACGACGGCCTGGTGGAGATGCTGGGCGGCGAAGGCGCCGAGGGCCTGAACCTCAGCCTCAACCCGCCCACGGTCATCCTGATGGCCGGCCTCCAGGGTTCGGGCAAGACGACCACCGCAGCCAAGCTGGCCCTGCGCCTGTCGCGCGAGCGCAAGAAGGTCCTGCTGGCCTCCCTCGACACCCGCCGCCCTGCCGCCATGGAGCAGCTGGCGACCCTGGCGGTCCAGGCCGGGGTGGACAGCCTGCCCATCGTCGCCGGGCAGTCGGCCCCCGACATCGCCCGCAGGGCCCTGTCTTCAGCCCGGCTGCAGGGCTTCGACGTGGTCATCCTGGACACCGCCGGCCGCACCACCCTGGACGAGGCCATGATGGCCGAGGCGGCCGAGATCGCCGCCATCGGCCAACCACACGAGACCCTGCTGGTGGCCGACAGCCTCACCGGCCAGGACGCCGTGCGCACGGCCCGGGCCTTCCACGAGCGCCTGCCCCTGACTGGCCTGGTCCTGACCCGGGCCGACGGCGACGGGCGCGGCGGCGCGGCCCTGTCCATGCGGGCGGTGACTGGCCTGCCCATCAAGTTCCTGGGCGTCTCCGAGAAGATCGACGGCCTGGACGTCTTCGACGCCGCGCGGGTGGCCGGACGGATCCTGGGCCAGGGGGACATCGTCGCCCTGGTGGAAAAGGCCGCCCAGGACCTCGATACGGCCAAGGCCGAGGCCATGGCCCGGCGCCTCGCCAAGGGCCAGTTCGACCTCGACATGATGGCCGACCAGCTGGCCCAGATGAAGCGGATGGGCGGCATGGAGGGCCTGATGGGCCTGCTGCCCGGGGTCCAGAAGGTCAAGAAGCAGATCGCCGAAGCCAACATCTCGGACAAGGCCCTGGACCGCCAGGCGGCGATCATCTCGTCCATGACCAAGGCCGAGCGGCGCAAGCCGGACATCCTCCAGGCCTCGCGCAAGCGGCGCATCGCCGCCGGCGCCGGGGTGGAGGTGGCCGAGATCAACCGCCTGCTCAAGCAGCACCGGCAGATGGCCGACGCCTTCAAGATGATGAGCCGCGACGGCGGCAAGGGCTTTGCCCGCATGGCCGGCATGCTCGGCGGCGGAGGCGGCATGGACCGGCTCAAGGCCCTCGGCGGCGGCAAGGTTCCAACCGCTGACGCCGCTCAGCTGGAAGAGCTGGCCAAGCTGGCCGAGAAGCTCCCTGGCGGCGGCCTCCCCGGAGGCCTCCCCGGAGGTCTTCCCGGGGGCATGAAGCTTCCTGGCCTCGGCGGCGGACTGCCGCCGGGCTTCAATCCCTTCAAGAAATCCTAG